Proteins found in one Amycolatopsis aidingensis genomic segment:
- a CDS encoding MMPL family transporter — translation MCEKVADDAGDEREDVGVARWLLPALLVVLWLLLGGASSPFLGKLSEVQSNDPGSFLPATAESTEVSDLQERFTDSTLMPAVVVFERPAGLTPADTEAVRAKAAELAGSPGLVGQASPPIPSEDGAAIQLVLPLSGEDPYQASERVKDIRAGLEQGLPQGLRAFVTGPGGYNADFAEVFGHIDGMLLLVTACTVALILILVYRSPLLPIIVLISAGLALCTSSAIIYLLAEEDLLILNGQTQGILLILVFGAATDYALLLVARYREELMRQPRVLDAMRTAWRSSFEPILASGGTVILGMLCMLVSELTSNRSLGPVVSIGIAGALLASLTYLPAALLLVGRSAFWPQDAVPRKHRKVTHGIFDRIAELVRKRPRWTWVVTTLVLLAGVAFVPSLKASGTTQQALFLEEVEAVTGQDVLTAHFPGGTGSPAVIMTTEQSAGQVLDAATALDGVADAVPTPAEPGNPAAGPKTVDGMVEINATLTDPADSAAAEQTLRELRETLHAVPGARAKVGGQTAQQVDMLAAATHDRNAIIPIVLVVIFVVLALLLRSLLAPLLLMGTVVLSFAATLGVGALVFNDLLDFPGADPAIPLYAFVFLVALGIDYNIFLMTRAREETARLGTERGTLHALKVTGGVITSAGVVLAATFAALAVIPVLFLAQVAFLVAFGVLLDTFVVRSLLVPTLAVDVGRAIWWPSRLARARRAPVRRQPPEPDAEATTPLPRLRGSPRPAPPSRSPWRR, via the coding sequence TTGTGTGAGAAAGTTGCCGACGACGCCGGAGATGAGCGGGAGGACGTGGGTGTGGCGCGCTGGCTGTTGCCTGCCCTGCTGGTAGTGCTGTGGCTGCTGCTCGGCGGCGCGAGCAGCCCTTTCCTTGGCAAGCTGAGTGAGGTCCAGAGCAACGACCCCGGCTCCTTCCTCCCGGCCACGGCGGAGTCGACCGAGGTCTCCGACCTGCAGGAACGGTTCACCGACAGCACCCTGATGCCGGCCGTGGTCGTCTTCGAGCGGCCCGCGGGCCTCACCCCGGCCGACACCGAGGCGGTCCGGGCCAAGGCCGCCGAGCTGGCCGGTTCACCCGGCCTGGTGGGCCAGGCCTCGCCACCCATCCCGTCCGAGGACGGCGCGGCCATCCAGCTGGTGCTGCCGCTGTCCGGGGAGGACCCGTACCAGGCCAGCGAGCGCGTCAAGGACATCCGCGCCGGACTGGAGCAAGGACTGCCGCAGGGCCTGCGGGCCTTCGTCACCGGGCCGGGCGGGTACAACGCCGACTTCGCCGAGGTCTTCGGGCATATCGACGGGATGCTGCTGCTGGTGACGGCCTGCACGGTCGCGCTGATCCTGATCCTGGTCTACCGCAGCCCGCTGCTGCCGATCATCGTGCTGATCTCGGCCGGGCTCGCGCTGTGTACTTCCTCGGCCATCATCTACCTGCTCGCCGAGGAGGACCTGCTCATCCTGAACGGCCAGACCCAGGGCATCCTGCTGATCCTGGTGTTCGGCGCGGCAACCGACTACGCCCTGTTGCTGGTCGCCCGCTACCGCGAGGAGCTGATGCGCCAACCGCGGGTGCTGGACGCGATGCGTACCGCCTGGCGGTCCTCCTTCGAACCGATCCTGGCCTCCGGCGGCACGGTCATCCTCGGCATGCTGTGCATGCTGGTCAGCGAGCTGACCTCGAACCGGAGCCTCGGCCCGGTGGTCTCGATCGGCATCGCGGGCGCGCTGCTGGCCTCGCTCACCTACCTGCCCGCCGCCCTGCTCCTGGTCGGCAGGTCCGCGTTCTGGCCCCAGGACGCCGTACCGCGCAAGCACCGCAAGGTCACCCACGGCATCTTCGACCGGATCGCCGAGCTGGTGCGCAAGCGGCCCCGCTGGACCTGGGTGGTCACCACGCTGGTGCTACTGGCCGGGGTGGCCTTCGTGCCCTCGCTCAAGGCAAGCGGCACCACCCAGCAGGCGCTGTTCCTCGAGGAGGTCGAGGCCGTCACCGGGCAGGACGTGCTGACCGCGCACTTCCCCGGCGGCACCGGCAGCCCCGCGGTCATCATGACCACCGAGCAGTCGGCCGGGCAGGTGCTGGACGCCGCGACCGCGCTGGACGGCGTGGCCGACGCGGTGCCGACCCCGGCCGAACCGGGCAACCCGGCGGCCGGGCCGAAGACCGTGGACGGCATGGTCGAGATCAACGCGACCCTGACCGACCCCGCCGACTCGGCGGCGGCCGAGCAGACCCTGCGCGAGCTGCGCGAGACCCTGCACGCCGTCCCCGGCGCGCGGGCCAAGGTGGGCGGGCAGACCGCGCAACAGGTGGACATGCTCGCCGCGGCGACACACGACCGCAACGCGATCATCCCGATCGTGCTCGTGGTGATCTTCGTGGTGCTCGCGCTGCTGCTGCGGTCCCTGCTGGCACCACTGCTGTTGATGGGCACCGTGGTGCTGTCCTTCGCCGCCACCCTCGGCGTCGGCGCGCTGGTGTTCAACGACCTGCTGGACTTCCCCGGCGCCGATCCGGCCATTCCGCTGTACGCCTTCGTGTTCCTGGTGGCGCTGGGCATCGACTACAACATCTTCCTGATGACAAGGGCCAGGGAGGAGACCGCGCGGCTGGGCACCGAGCGCGGCACGCTGCACGCGCTGAAGGTGACCGGCGGCGTGATCACCTCGGCCGGGGTGGTGCTGGCGGCCACCTTCGCCGCGCTGGCGGTGATCCCGGTGCTGTTCCTGGCCCAGGTGGCCTTCCTGGTCGCCTTCGGCGTGCTGCTGGACACCTTCGTGGTGCGCTCGCTGCTGGTGCCGACCCTCGCGGTGGACGTAGGCCGCGCTATCTGGTGGCCGAGCCGACTGGCTCGGGCTCGCAGGGCCCCGGTTCGGCGGCAGCCGCCCGAACCGGACGCGGAAGCCACAACGCCGCTGCCACGCCTACGAGGGTCACCCCGGCCAGCACCACCATCGCGATCCCCATGGCGTCGGTGA
- a CDS encoding TetR/AcrR family transcriptional regulator: MTTDSAPRWRRLEPDERREQIFACAAELFGERPYAEVSTSDIAARAGVARGLINHYFGTKRELYLAVIRRAMTVPHFAVELLPEGSLEKRTHAAVDWFLNMVTKQGKMWLAAIAPEGIGRDAEVEQILAEADRESADRVLEAVGVPPDNKQWDELNALIRAYGGMVKAAGREWLVRGALNREQVHALLSKSLHTLVAEVFPAVQEDAAGR, translated from the coding sequence ATGACCACGGACTCAGCACCGAGATGGCGGCGGCTGGAACCTGACGAGCGCCGGGAACAGATCTTCGCCTGTGCCGCCGAGCTGTTCGGCGAACGACCATACGCCGAGGTGTCCACATCGGACATCGCGGCGCGAGCCGGGGTCGCCAGGGGGCTGATCAACCACTACTTCGGCACCAAACGCGAGCTGTACCTCGCGGTCATCCGGCGGGCGATGACCGTGCCCCACTTCGCGGTGGAGCTGCTGCCGGAGGGCTCGCTGGAGAAGCGGACGCATGCGGCGGTGGACTGGTTCCTGAACATGGTGACCAAGCAGGGCAAGATGTGGCTCGCGGCCATCGCCCCGGAGGGAATCGGCCGGGACGCCGAGGTGGAGCAGATCCTCGCCGAGGCCGACCGGGAGTCCGCGGACCGGGTGCTGGAGGCCGTCGGCGTCCCCCCGGACAACAAGCAGTGGGATGAGCTGAACGCGCTGATCCGCGCCTACGGGGGCATGGTGAAGGCCGCGGGCAGGGAGTGGCTGGTGCGCGGGGCGCTGAACCGGGAACAGGTACACGCCCTGCTGAGCAAGTCCCTGCACACCCTCGTCGCCGAGGTTTTCCCCGCCGTGCAGGAGGACGCGGCGGGCCGCTGA
- a CDS encoding type I polyketide synthase — MSEPDISTDELRRWLVEHVAEAAELDEDEVDLHLPLDEYGLSSRDAVALSGALEELLDRTLPTTLLWDHPTIDRLAIALTGTGEPSLPPVLAQPRPETDATDPEDAIAVVGLGCRLPGGIHGPEQFWTLLTEGRDAITEVPPQRWAAFGDPPEDVTRTGGFLEDIAGFDAAFFGISPREAARMDPQQRMLLEVGWEALEHAGIAPGSLRGSDTGVFVGISGTEYGAQSLADLSGVDAWVGTGAALSIAANRLSYVLDLRGPSLAVDTACSSSLTSMHLAVQSLRSGETGLALVGGANLLLGPGITANFDQMGISSADGRCKPFSADADGISRAEGAGMVVLKRLSDARADGDRVLAVVRGCAANSDGRSNGLTAPNPEAQQALLRAAYRQAGVDPATVDYVEAHGTGTLLGDPIEARALGAVLGAGRPAEAPLLIGSVKSNLGHLEAAAGIIGLVKVVLALHHRRIPASINYAAPNPHIEFGDLGLSVADSAAPWPTATGALAGVSGFGFGGSNAHVVLQQAQEEPRPRTAPAPARRRYLLGAPNGERLAARARELADWLTGPEGAAARPADVRHTLARRLDGQYRAAVVAGSAGELVEGLTALAEGADSPATVAGVRPRTGRGPVFVFSGHGSQWAGMGRRLLAEEPVFAEAIDRLDPLIEAESGYSLRADLRAGVEAGTMDHVQPLVFGIQVALAQLWGSYGVRPAAVIGHSFGEVTAAVVAGAISEADGARIVALRSRLLASLAGDGAMALLEVGADEATRLVSGLSDVDVAVLSAPSQTVVAGRAATVRRLVAEVESRGLLAKLVKLDVAAHSPIVDSVTGTLAEGLDGLVPRRAEVDFYSTALPDPREVPSFGPDYWAANLRRPVRFAGAVAAAVADGYGTFVEVSPHPVLRHALTDNDAPLVLSTLRNSPDETTHFHRQLAELELTGQHPVSDGDGMLVDLPRTRWQHQPYWLPVAANAAPSGQHPLLGSHIELPEDTRHVWHADLGTAAQPWLSEHELDGKPVLPGATYVELACAAARSVFDVDVERVAVRGLTMHQPLPLAEHTPVTTTLAKAGADRGAVSVHTKGPDGDWRLHATAEVSLVERITVNGYISDVDDHEFSSFPVAELYRRMGTIGLRYGPALTGLRAVRVSRKAADGRVRAVAEVELPESASRHPALRLHPALLDACLQAFAGALVDPRTDSVDAVYLPMEFGNVRAFGDPRKGVLVHVSVTAPTEGAAGLLGELHLVDAEGRVLLEADEVFLRRIGRTELSAPLTERLLETTWRPSALSGVDTKPEKVVLRAGSGTEPLAEAVTAGAPFEVATAGKADSVVFLLPRAAADGFTALAEAEHAVLEIAETVRTLAEGGARPARLWLVSTGAAAVTAGEAGQPALAALRGLVRVLGYEHPELRATLVDLDPAAADADNARMLLAELGGGTEDEVAWRAGERHALRLDRVSSMSPVRDTPVATADGGYVITGGLGGLGLLLARWLAGHGAGAVVLNGRSEPNAAAHAEIARIRELGTEVEVVRGDIAEPGVAERLLAAAGGNGRRPRGVIHAAAVFDDRTTTRLDAATLHRSWQAKAYGAWRLHEASRGLELDWWIGFSSAAALHGLPGQPAYATANAYLDALAALRRAEGLPGCTVSWGTWAEVGAAAGLEIPWLHAIDPAEGLAALEAVLAAGRVGTGALRLNTPKLLEAFPHLADSPFFGELLAGEAQPSQDTEATPAADWAGLATLRTLEPGPARAMAATQLRARIASVLGFQPDQLDPATPLAALGVDSLLAVRIRNAVQHDFELALPVSLMLRGACVAEVEEWLFGELGIEDTATPARTAGPTLVPPRDAAERLVASVWREVLGTDVGVTQDFYGIGGNRQKAEQVTALLVERSGRELTISELFEHPTVERIAQHLREDEPSGGSPVRVLRGQGGRAPLFLFHPGGGDTAVYHQLVQLLDTEVPVYGFDRIDGVASVEDRVTHYLPELRAIQPHGPYRIAGWSFGGFLAYEMAQQLRRAGEEVELLAMIDPILPLPNDTGLTEVELLEKRFERFEEFLETSYGRRVSLPYEQLARLDDEGQVQLLIDTMLAEGVVNSEVSDAILHHQRTSFLDARSLEHYVPERYPGRVTFFSAADLVPGGLRDQRFDRTDPARGWDAVCPDIEVINVPGHHLSLLDPPNVDLIGKHIDHLLTKVGQAVRSAG, encoded by the coding sequence ATGAGCGAGCCGGACATCAGCACCGACGAGCTGCGGCGCTGGCTCGTCGAACATGTCGCCGAGGCAGCCGAGCTCGACGAGGACGAGGTCGACCTCCACCTGCCGCTGGATGAGTACGGGCTCTCCTCGCGGGATGCCGTCGCGCTGTCGGGTGCGCTGGAGGAGCTACTCGACCGCACCCTGCCGACCACCCTGCTATGGGACCACCCCACGATCGACCGGCTCGCCATCGCACTCACCGGCACCGGCGAGCCGAGCCTGCCCCCGGTGCTGGCTCAGCCACGGCCGGAGACGGATGCCACGGACCCCGAGGACGCGATCGCCGTCGTCGGCCTGGGCTGCAGGCTGCCCGGCGGGATACACGGCCCCGAGCAGTTCTGGACCCTGCTCACCGAGGGCAGGGACGCGATCACCGAGGTGCCACCGCAGCGGTGGGCCGCCTTCGGCGACCCTCCGGAAGACGTCACTCGAACGGGTGGATTCCTGGAGGACATCGCCGGCTTCGACGCGGCCTTCTTCGGCATCAGCCCGCGGGAGGCCGCCCGGATGGACCCGCAGCAGCGGATGCTGCTCGAGGTCGGCTGGGAGGCGCTGGAGCACGCGGGCATCGCGCCGGGCTCGCTGCGTGGCAGTGACACCGGCGTGTTCGTCGGTATCAGCGGTACGGAGTACGGCGCCCAGTCGCTGGCCGACCTGTCCGGGGTGGATGCCTGGGTTGGCACCGGGGCGGCGCTGAGCATCGCGGCGAACCGGCTGTCCTACGTGCTGGACCTGCGCGGTCCCAGCCTGGCCGTGGACACCGCCTGCTCCTCCTCGCTGACCTCGATGCACCTCGCCGTGCAGAGCCTGCGCTCCGGCGAGACCGGCCTCGCACTGGTCGGCGGCGCGAACCTGCTGCTCGGCCCCGGGATCACCGCGAACTTCGACCAGATGGGGATCAGCTCGGCGGACGGCAGGTGCAAGCCCTTCTCCGCCGATGCCGACGGCATCTCCCGTGCCGAGGGCGCGGGCATGGTGGTGCTCAAGCGGCTGTCCGACGCGCGGGCCGACGGCGACCGGGTGCTGGCCGTGGTGCGAGGGTGCGCCGCCAACTCCGACGGCCGCTCCAACGGGCTCACCGCGCCGAACCCCGAGGCCCAGCAGGCACTGCTGCGCGCGGCCTACCGGCAGGCCGGGGTCGATCCCGCGACGGTCGACTACGTCGAGGCACATGGCACCGGCACGCTGCTCGGCGACCCCATCGAGGCGCGCGCCCTGGGTGCCGTGCTCGGCGCGGGCAGGCCGGCCGAGGCGCCGCTGCTGATCGGCTCGGTGAAGAGCAACCTCGGGCACCTGGAGGCCGCGGCCGGGATCATCGGCCTGGTCAAGGTGGTGCTCGCGCTGCATCACCGGCGGATCCCGGCCAGTATCAACTACGCCGCGCCGAACCCGCATATCGAGTTCGGCGACCTCGGGCTGAGTGTCGCGGATTCGGCGGCGCCGTGGCCCACCGCCACGGGGGCGCTGGCCGGGGTGTCCGGCTTCGGTTTCGGCGGGTCGAACGCGCATGTGGTGCTGCAGCAGGCCCAGGAAGAGCCGCGGCCGCGGACCGCACCGGCTCCGGCACGGCGGCGTTACCTGCTCGGGGCGCCGAACGGGGAGCGTCTCGCGGCCAGGGCGCGGGAGCTCGCGGACTGGCTGACCGGTCCGGAAGGTGCCGCGGCGCGGCCCGCGGATGTGCGGCACACCCTGGCACGCAGGCTGGACGGGCAGTACCGGGCGGCAGTGGTCGCAGGCAGCGCGGGCGAGCTGGTGGAAGGATTGACCGCGCTGGCCGAGGGCGCGGACTCCCCAGCCACCGTGGCCGGGGTCCGGCCGCGCACCGGCCGCGGGCCGGTGTTCGTGTTCTCCGGGCACGGCTCCCAGTGGGCCGGGATGGGCCGCAGGCTGCTGGCCGAGGAACCGGTGTTCGCCGAGGCCATCGACCGGCTGGACCCGCTGATCGAGGCGGAGTCGGGTTACTCGCTGCGCGCGGACCTGCGTGCCGGGGTCGAGGCGGGCACGATGGACCACGTCCAGCCGCTGGTGTTCGGCATCCAGGTGGCACTGGCGCAGCTGTGGGGTTCCTATGGCGTGCGGCCGGCCGCGGTGATCGGTCACTCCTTCGGCGAGGTCACCGCGGCCGTGGTGGCGGGCGCGATCTCCGAGGCCGACGGCGCGCGGATCGTGGCCCTGCGATCCCGGTTGCTCGCCTCGCTGGCTGGCGACGGCGCGATGGCCCTGCTCGAGGTGGGTGCCGATGAGGCGACCCGGCTGGTCTCCGGTTTGTCCGATGTGGACGTCGCCGTACTTTCCGCGCCGAGCCAGACGGTGGTGGCGGGGCGCGCGGCCACCGTGCGCCGCCTGGTGGCCGAGGTGGAGTCCCGTGGGCTGCTGGCCAAGCTGGTCAAGCTGGATGTCGCGGCGCACTCCCCGATTGTCGACTCGGTCACCGGGACCCTCGCCGAGGGCCTCGATGGCCTGGTTCCCCGCCGCGCGGAGGTCGATTTCTACAGCACGGCGTTGCCGGACCCGCGCGAGGTTCCCTCCTTCGGCCCGGACTACTGGGCGGCCAACCTGCGCCGGCCGGTCCGGTTCGCGGGCGCGGTGGCGGCCGCTGTCGCCGATGGCTACGGCACCTTCGTCGAGGTTTCGCCGCATCCGGTGCTGCGGCACGCGCTCACCGACAACGACGCCCCGCTGGTGCTGTCCACGCTGCGGAACTCGCCGGACGAGACCACGCATTTCCACCGGCAGCTCGCCGAGCTGGAACTGACCGGGCAGCATCCCGTCTCGGACGGGGACGGGATGCTGGTTGACCTGCCGCGCACCCGATGGCAACACCAGCCGTACTGGCTGCCGGTGGCGGCGAATGCCGCGCCGTCCGGACAGCACCCGCTGCTCGGCTCCCATATCGAGCTGCCGGAGGACACGCGGCACGTCTGGCACGCGGACCTCGGCACCGCGGCGCAGCCATGGCTGTCCGAGCACGAGCTGGACGGCAAGCCGGTGCTGCCGGGGGCCACCTACGTCGAGCTGGCGTGCGCCGCCGCGCGTTCGGTGTTCGACGTCGACGTGGAGCGGGTCGCGGTGCGGGGGCTCACCATGCACCAGCCGCTCCCCCTCGCCGAGCACACCCCGGTGACCACCACGCTTGCCAAGGCCGGTGCCGATCGCGGCGCGGTCTCCGTGCACACCAAGGGACCCGATGGCGACTGGCGGCTGCACGCCACGGCCGAGGTAAGCCTGGTCGAGCGCATCACGGTGAACGGCTATATATCCGATGTGGACGATCACGAGTTCAGCTCGTTCCCGGTCGCCGAGCTCTACCGGCGGATGGGCACGATCGGGCTGCGCTACGGGCCCGCGCTCACCGGGCTGCGCGCGGTGCGGGTGAGCCGCAAGGCCGCCGACGGCAGGGTTCGCGCGGTGGCCGAGGTCGAGCTGCCGGAGTCGGCGAGCAGGCATCCCGCCCTGCGCTTGCATCCGGCGCTACTGGACGCGTGCCTGCAAGCTTTCGCGGGTGCGCTGGTGGACCCGCGCACCGACAGCGTGGACGCGGTCTACCTGCCGATGGAGTTCGGCAACGTCCGTGCCTTCGGCGATCCCCGCAAGGGCGTGCTGGTGCACGTCTCGGTGACCGCACCCACCGAGGGTGCGGCCGGCCTGCTCGGTGAGCTGCACCTGGTGGACGCCGAGGGCAGGGTGCTACTCGAGGCCGATGAGGTGTTCCTGCGCCGGATCGGCCGCACCGAGCTGTCCGCGCCGCTGACCGAACGGCTGCTGGAGACAACCTGGCGGCCTTCCGCATTGTCCGGTGTGGACACCAAGCCGGAGAAGGTCGTGCTGCGGGCGGGTTCCGGTACCGAACCGCTCGCCGAGGCCGTCACCGCGGGAGCGCCGTTCGAGGTCGCCACGGCCGGGAAGGCCGATTCGGTGGTGTTCCTGCTGCCGCGCGCGGCAGCCGACGGGTTCACCGCGCTGGCTGAGGCCGAACACGCCGTGCTGGAGATCGCCGAGACCGTCCGCACGCTCGCCGAGGGCGGTGCGCGCCCGGCGCGGTTGTGGCTGGTCAGCACCGGCGCGGCCGCGGTCACCGCGGGCGAGGCCGGGCAACCGGCGCTGGCGGCCCTACGCGGGCTGGTCCGGGTGCTCGGCTACGAACATCCCGAGCTACGGGCGACGCTGGTCGACCTGGACCCGGCCGCCGCGGATGCGGACAACGCGCGCATGTTGCTCGCCGAGCTTGGCGGCGGGACCGAGGACGAGGTGGCCTGGCGTGCGGGCGAACGGCACGCCCTGCGGCTGGATCGGGTGTCCTCGATGTCACCGGTGCGGGATACCCCGGTGGCCACGGCCGACGGCGGTTACGTGATCACCGGCGGGCTCGGCGGACTGGGTTTGCTGCTCGCTCGCTGGCTGGCCGGGCACGGCGCGGGCGCGGTGGTGCTGAACGGGCGCTCCGAGCCGAACGCGGCGGCGCATGCCGAGATCGCACGGATCCGCGAGCTCGGCACCGAGGTCGAGGTGGTGCGCGGGGATATCGCCGAGCCGGGCGTCGCCGAGCGGCTGCTGGCGGCCGCGGGCGGCAACGGAAGGCGGCCGCGTGGCGTGATCCATGCCGCCGCGGTTTTCGACGACCGGACCACCACCCGGCTCGACGCCGCAACGCTGCACCGCTCGTGGCAGGCCAAGGCCTACGGCGCGTGGCGGCTGCACGAGGCCAGCCGTGGGCTGGAGCTGGACTGGTGGATCGGGTTCTCCTCCGCTGCCGCCCTGCACGGGTTGCCCGGCCAGCCCGCATACGCCACCGCGAACGCCTACCTGGACGCACTCGCCGCACTGCGCAGGGCCGAAGGGCTACCGGGTTGCACGGTGTCCTGGGGTACCTGGGCCGAGGTCGGCGCCGCCGCGGGGCTGGAGATCCCGTGGTTGCACGCCATCGACCCTGCGGAGGGCCTTGCCGCGCTGGAGGCGGTGCTGGCGGCCGGGCGGGTCGGCACGGGCGCGCTACGACTGAACACGCCCAAACTGCTGGAGGCATTCCCGCACCTGGCGGATTCGCCGTTCTTCGGCGAGCTGCTGGCAGGCGAGGCGCAACCGTCCCAGGACACCGAGGCCACGCCGGCCGCCGACTGGGCCGGCCTCGCCACCCTGCGCACGCTCGAACCGGGCCCGGCCAGGGCCATGGCCGCCACCCAGCTGCGCGCCAGGATCGCCTCGGTACTCGGTTTCCAGCCGGACCAGCTGGACCCGGCAACGCCCCTGGCTGCGCTGGGGGTGGACTCGCTGCTGGCGGTACGGATTCGCAACGCCGTGCAGCACGATTTCGAGCTGGCGCTGCCGGTGTCGTTGATGCTGCGCGGGGCCTGCGTGGCCGAGGTCGAGGAGTGGCTGTTCGGCGAGCTGGGGATCGAGGACACGGCCACCCCGGCCCGGACCGCGGGGCCGACGCTGGTGCCGCCGCGGGACGCCGCCGAGCGGCTGGTCGCCAGCGTGTGGCGGGAGGTGCTCGGCACCGACGTCGGCGTGACACAGGACTTCTACGGCATCGGCGGCAACCGGCAGAAGGCCGAGCAGGTCACCGCGCTGCTGGTGGAGCGAAGCGGCCGCGAGCTGACCATTTCGGAGCTGTTCGAGCACCCGACGGTGGAACGGATCGCCCAGCACCTGCGCGAGGACGAGCCTTCGGGCGGCTCGCCGGTACGGGTGCTGCGCGGGCAGGGCGGCCGGGCGCCGCTGTTCCTGTTCCATCCCGGTGGCGGTGATACCGCGGTGTACCACCAGCTGGTGCAGCTGCTGGACACCGAGGTTCCGGTGTACGGCTTCGACCGGATCGACGGCGTGGCCAGCGTCGAGGACCGGGTGACGCACTACCTGCCCGAGCTGCGCGCGATCCAGCCACATGGGCCGTACCGCATCGCGGGCTGGTCGTTCGGCGGTTTCCTTGCCTACGAGATGGCGCAGCAGCTGCGCCGGGCTGGCGAGGAGGTCGAGCTGCTGGCGATGATCGACCCGATCCTGCCGTTGCCCAACGACACCGGGCTGACCGAGGTGGAGCTGCTGGAGAAGCGGTTCGAGCGGTTCGAGGAGTTCCTGGAGACGAGCTACGGCCGCCGGGTTTCGCTGCCGTACGAGCAACTGGCCCGCCTGGATGACGAGGGGCAGGTGCAACTGCTGATCGACACCATGCTGGCCGAGGGCGTGGTGAACAGCGAGGTGAGTGACGCGATCCTGCATCATCAGCGCACCTCGTTCCTGGACGCACGCTCACTCGAACACTATGTACCGGAGCGTTACCCGGGCAGGGTGACCTTCTTCAGCGCCGCGGATCTGGTGCCGGGAGGGTTGCGCGACCAGCGGTTCGACCGCACCGATCCGGCCCGTGGCTGGGACGCGGTGTGCCCGGACATCGAGGTGATCAACGTGCCGGGGCACCATCTTTCGCTGCTCGATCCGCCCAATGTGGACCTGATCGGCAAGCACATCGATCACCTGCTGACCAAGGTCGGGCAAGCCGTGCGGAGCGCCGGATGA
- a CDS encoding fatty acyl-AMP ligase, whose product MSLAEHPSPASPEDVVPELRPLTTYLFDRADSVDPAFTQLDYSTERTGVEHTIGWNELAARVRATAAALAQVTSRGQRVAVLAKQDLNYVIGFLGALHAGTIAVPLFAPEASQHGDRLVNALADCSPEVWLTGQGTVDTLRGLADETPVPMPKQIMAVDAIDPAAGEGFLAPELDLADPAYLQYTSGSTRTPAGAVITHRAVVSNTWQGGTAFHVDESWTCAGWIPFFHDMGLIQLLTIPVLFGSHSVFMSPFDFIMRPARWLRQMSDYPNVFAAAPNFAFEYAARKVKEADREGLDLSGVRAVINGSEPVRAGTIAGFQEAFGPCGFSAAAHRPSYGLAEATVFVTNTREEGPTVTSFDRTALAGDRAVPVPPGSEGALDLVAAGRPHAQFVRIVDPGTHTVRPDGEVGEIWIHGPNVADGYWQQSGGEIVQRSEDTFGGTIADPPEGTPAARWLCTGDLGVFHDGLLYITGRIKDLIIIDGKNHYPQDIELTVQDAHPAIRRDHVAAFAVSTDSGEEGAAVVAEYRARGGEDEVDPAEVAKAVRKAVSAKHDVKLRGFELVRPGSVLRTSSGKIARAATREKFWSGSGSTGTGGA is encoded by the coding sequence ATGTCGTTGGCTGAGCACCCGTCGCCGGCTTCGCCGGAGGACGTGGTCCCGGAGCTGCGACCACTGACGACTTACTTGTTCGACCGTGCGGACAGTGTTGACCCCGCGTTCACGCAACTCGACTACTCCACCGAGCGCACCGGCGTCGAGCACACCATCGGCTGGAACGAACTGGCCGCGCGCGTGCGCGCCACCGCCGCGGCGCTGGCCCAGGTCACCTCCCGTGGTCAGCGGGTGGCGGTACTGGCCAAACAGGACCTGAACTACGTGATCGGCTTCCTCGGCGCCCTGCATGCCGGTACCATCGCCGTCCCACTGTTCGCGCCGGAAGCCAGCCAGCACGGTGACCGGCTGGTGAACGCGCTGGCCGACTGCTCACCCGAGGTATGGCTGACCGGACAGGGCACAGTGGACACGCTGCGCGGGCTCGCCGACGAGACCCCGGTGCCGATGCCGAAGCAGATCATGGCGGTGGACGCCATCGACCCGGCGGCCGGGGAAGGGTTCCTGGCGCCCGAGCTGGACCTGGCCGACCCCGCCTACCTGCAGTACACCTCCGGCTCCACCCGCACCCCGGCCGGCGCGGTGATCACCCACCGCGCGGTGGTCAGCAACACCTGGCAGGGCGGGACGGCATTCCACGTGGACGAGTCGTGGACCTGCGCGGGATGGATCCCGTTCTTCCACGACATGGGACTGATTCAGCTGTTGACCATTCCGGTGCTGTTCGGTTCTCACTCGGTGTTCATGTCCCCGTTCGACTTCATCATGCGCCCGGCGCGTTGGCTGCGCCAGATGTCGGACTACCCGAATGTCTTCGCGGCCGCCCCCAACTTCGCGTTCGAGTACGCAGCGCGAAAGGTGAAGGAAGCCGACCGGGAAGGACTGGACCTTTCCGGGGTACGCGCGGTGATCAATGGGAGTGAACCGGTACGAGCAGGCACAATCGCCGGTTTCCAGGAGGCGTTCGGCCCCTGCGGGTTCTCCGCGGCGGCGCACCGGCCTTCCTACGGGCTTGCCGAGGCCACGGTGTTCGTCACCAACACCAGGGAGGAGGGCCCTACGGTCACCTCCTTCGACCGCACCGCGCTCGCCGGTGACCGCGCGGTGCCGGTGCCACCGGGCAGCGAGGGTGCGCTGGACCTGGTGGCGGCGGGCAGGCCACATGCCCAGTTCGTGCGGATCGTGGACCCTGGCACCCACACGGTGCGGCCGGACGGCGAGGTGGGCGAGATCTGGATCCACGGCCCGAACGTGGCCGACGGCTACTGGCAGCAGTCCGGTGGCGAGATAGTGCAGCGCAGCGAGGACACCTTCGGCGGAACCATCGCCGACCCGCCGGAGGGCACGCCGGCCGCACGCTGGTTGTGCACCGGTGACCTCGGGGTGTTCCACGACGGCCTGCTCTACATCACCGGCCGGATCAAGGACCTGATCATCATCGACGGCAAGAACCACTACCCGCAGGACATCGAGCTCACCGTGCAGGACGCGCACCCGGCGATCCGCCGGGATCACGTGGCGGCCTTCGCGGTCAGCACGGACTCGGGCGAGGAGGGCGCCGCGGTGGTGGCGGAGTACCGCGCCCGCGGCGGCGAGGACGAGGTCGACCCGGCCGAGGTGGCCAAGGCGGTGCGCAAGGCGGTGTCCGCCAAGCACGACGTCAAGCTGCGCGGGTTCGAGCTGGTCCGGCCGGGCAGCGTACTGCGCACCTCGAGCGGCAAGATCGCGCGCGCGGCCACCAGGGAGAAGTTCTGGTCCGGCAGCGGTAGTACCGGCACTGGGGGTGCGTAG